Proteins encoded within one genomic window of Fusobacterium russii ATCC 25533:
- a CDS encoding GNAT family N-acetyltransferase, whose protein sequence is MIVRYGKENEKKFAIEHWKNSFKDSNEQIEFYFNNIFNHKNYLILEKDKKIISSLHENPYILNFNNNEIKTKYIVGVSTPIEEQRKGYMTHLLTEMLKNSKEKNYPFIFLTPINPNIYRKFGFEYFSKIENFKLKIEDLKNFKIDRTLNFYEIDINNKDKYLNDLIFIYNKAMKTKFLYLKRDEYYFNKLLLECFNDGMKIFISYKNNEPQGYIFFSKTDNEIEVRELFSIDFKIYESLLALLYFYKDYYQELNISTASNSNIEYIFENQLKIKKTEYPFMMMRVLKPLEIFKLLDIKIENLKIQIEDEIFKDNTGLYLYNKKWQYSSKSVADYDFKININDFTSLVTGFFSFDEMLFMKKIELNINKKVKIEKLREIFKRKQNYLYEFQ, encoded by the coding sequence ATGATAGTGAGATATGGCAAAGAAAATGAAAAAAAATTTGCAATTGAGCATTGGAAAAATAGCTTTAAAGATAGTAATGAACAAATTGAGTTTTACTTTAACAATATTTTCAATCATAAAAATTATTTAATTTTAGAGAAAGATAAAAAAATAATTTCTTCTTTACATGAAAACCCTTACATTCTTAATTTCAATAATAATGAGATAAAAACAAAGTATATAGTGGGGGTATCGACTCCTATTGAAGAACAAAGAAAAGGCTATATGACTCATTTGCTTACTGAAATGCTAAAAAACTCTAAAGAAAAAAATTATCCTTTTATTTTTTTAACTCCTATTAACCCCAATATCTATCGTAAATTTGGTTTTGAATATTTTTCAAAAATTGAGAATTTTAAATTAAAAATAGAAGATTTGAAAAATTTTAAAATTGACAGAACTTTAAATTTTTATGAAATAGATATTAATAATAAGGACAAATACTTAAATGATTTAATTTTTATTTATAACAAAGCTATGAAAACTAAATTCCTTTATTTGAAAAGAGATGAATATTACTTTAATAAATTACTTTTAGAGTGTTTTAATGATGGTATGAAAATTTTTATTTCATATAAAAATAATGAACCTCAGGGCTACATATTCTTTTCAAAGACTGACAATGAAATTGAAGTAAGAGAATTATTTTCTATTGATTTTAAAATATATGAAAGCTTATTGGCTCTGCTTTACTTTTATAAAGATTACTATCAAGAATTAAATATTAGTACAGCGTCTAATTCAAATATAGAATATATATTTGAAAACCAGTTAAAAATTAAAAAGACTGAATATCCTTTTATGATGATGAGAGTATTAAAACCTTTAGAAATTTTTAAACTGCTGGATATAAAAATAGAAAATTTAAAAATCCAGATAGAAGATGAAATTTTTAAAGATAATACAGGTCTTTATCTTTATAATAAAAAATGGCAATATTCTTCTAAATCAGTAGCTGACTACGATTTTAAAATAAATATAAATGATTTCACTTCATTAGTTACAGGCTTTTTCAGCTTTGATGAAATGTTATTTATGAAAAAAATTGAATTAAATATAAATAAAAAAGTTAAAATTGAAAAACTTAGAGAGATATTTAAAAGAAAGCAAAATTATCTATATGAATTTCAGTAA
- a CDS encoding Fic family protein, whose protein sequence is MKNIFYPQMLPLNLDDSSLLRLYKKVILARSKITEFSVLLDRNIISDDLMCLFSLNESIQSTRIEGTQTTFDEVMEADITQKFNLDTLEVKNYIDALTKGEMLLRTIPISTRLILELHKEILKEGRGKNRSPGEYRKIQNWIGSTSKIEDASYIPSSPDRLDEYMSNLEKYINDDLKDDIDPLIKIAIIHAQFESIHPFLDGNGRVGRILIMLYLLDKKIITKPIFFVSEELEKNKFKYYSMLNNLRTEEPKWEEWINFFLDSVIRQAEKNIIKLRKVEELYNEVCDYTEKNNIKTDFVRAIFKRPVFMIKTLEKDLNLSYSSVKSNIKKIMKNGKIFTNGNRRNTMYFFTDLLDILRN, encoded by the coding sequence ATGAAAAATATATTTTATCCACAAATGTTGCCTTTAAATTTAGATGATAGTTCTCTTTTAAGATTATATAAAAAAGTTATTTTGGCTAGAAGTAAAATAACAGAGTTTTCCGTTCTATTAGATAGAAATATAATTTCTGATGATTTAATGTGCCTTTTTTCCTTAAACGAATCTATTCAATCAACTAGAATAGAAGGAACTCAAACAACTTTTGATGAAGTCATGGAAGCAGATATTACTCAAAAATTTAATTTGGATACTTTAGAAGTTAAAAACTATATAGATGCTTTAACTAAAGGTGAAATGTTATTAAGAACAATTCCAATATCTACAAGATTAATATTAGAATTACATAAAGAAATTTTAAAAGAAGGAAGAGGGAAAAATCGTTCTCCAGGGGAGTATAGGAAAATTCAAAATTGGATAGGTTCAACATCTAAAATAGAAGATGCCAGTTATATTCCTTCATCTCCAGATAGGTTAGATGAGTATATGTCAAATTTAGAAAAATATATTAATGATGATTTAAAAGATGATATTGATCCTTTGATTAAAATAGCTATAATTCATGCTCAATTTGAAAGTATACATCCTTTTTTAGATGGAAATGGAAGAGTAGGAAGAATTTTAATAATGCTATACTTATTGGACAAAAAAATTATAACTAAACCAATTTTTTTTGTCAGTGAAGAATTAGAAAAAAATAAATTTAAGTATTATTCAATGTTAAATAATCTAAGAACTGAAGAACCTAAATGGGAAGAATGGATAAATTTCTTTTTAGATTCTGTTATAAGACAAGCTGAAAAGAACATAATTAAGTTAAGAAAAGTTGAAGAGTTGTATAACGAAGTTTGTGATTACACGGAAAAAAATAATATTAAAACTGATTTTGTTAGAGCTATATTTAAGCGTCCAGTGTTTATGATAAAAACACTGGAAAAAGATTTAAATTTAAGTTATAGTTCTGTTAAAAGCAATATCAAAAAAATAATGAAAAATGGAAAAATTTTTACTAATGGCAACAGAAGAAATACAATGTATTTTTTTACAGACTTACTTGATATATTGAGAAACTAA
- a CDS encoding acyl-CoA thioesterase, with the protein MFKFTYKIKEEDINMGNHVGNERALLFFQYARTEFLKQFNLSQLNLGDNTGLIQLNAYVEYRKQLFLDQEIEISIDSIEQNNLKLVFNYKVALEGKPAILGYTTMSCYDYSLQKVRKIPESFLEILKSFN; encoded by the coding sequence ATGTTTAAATTTACTTATAAGATAAAAGAAGAAGATATTAATATGGGGAATCATGTTGGGAATGAAAGGGCATTACTGTTTTTTCAATATGCAAGAACGGAATTTTTAAAACAATTTAATTTATCTCAACTTAACTTAGGGGATAACACAGGTTTAATCCAATTAAATGCCTATGTTGAATACAGAAAGCAATTATTTTTGGATCAGGAGATAGAAATCTCTATCGATTCGATTGAACAGAATAACCTGAAATTAGTCTTTAATTACAAGGTTGCTCTCGAAGGTAAACCGGCTATTTTAGGCTATACAACAATGAGTTGTTATGATTATTCCCTACAAAAGGTTAGAAAAATTCCAGAATCATTTTTAGAAATTTTAAAATCTTTTAATTAG
- the efp gene encoding elongation factor P, with translation MKIAQELRAGSTIKIGNDPFVVLKAEYNKSGRNAAVVKFKMKNLISGNITDAVYKADDKMDDIKLDKVKAIYSYLNGDSYMFSNPETWEEIELKGEDLGDALNYLQEEMELEVVYYESTPVAVELPTFVEREVTYTEPGLRGDTSGKVMKPAKINTGYEIQVPLFVEQGEWIKIDTRTNEYVERVKK, from the coding sequence ATGAAAATTGCACAAGAATTAAGAGCAGGGAGTACTATTAAAATAGGAAATGATCCTTTTGTAGTGTTAAAAGCTGAATATAATAAATCAGGAAGAAACGCTGCGGTAGTAAAATTTAAAATGAAAAATTTAATATCAGGAAATATCACAGATGCTGTTTATAAAGCTGATGATAAGATGGATGATATAAAATTAGACAAGGTGAAAGCAATCTATTCTTACTTAAATGGAGATTCTTATATGTTTTCTAATCCGGAAACTTGGGAAGAAATTGAATTAAAAGGTGAAGACTTAGGAGATGCACTTAACTATCTTCAAGAAGAAATGGAACTGGAAGTAGTTTATTATGAATCAACACCGGTTGCTGTTGAATTACCAACTTTTGTTGAAAGAGAAGTTACTTATACTGAGCCAGGACTTAGAGGGGATACTTCTGGAAAAGTTATGAAGCCTGCAAAAATAAATACAGGATACGAAATTCAAGTGCCTCTATTTGTTGAACAAGGTGAATGGATAAAAATAGATACAAGAACAAATGAATATGTTGAAAGAGTAAAAAAATAA
- the earP gene encoding elongation factor P maturation arginine rhamnosyltransferase EarP: MKIDNIDIFCEVIDNYGDVGVAYRLARELKTYYSKKKIRLIIDKTDELNLIKKDDDIEIIKYTELNELTGTSDLIIECFACNIPDIYMEKAYINSKVLINLEYFSSEDWIESFHLQESFLGRGSLRKFFFMPGISLKSGGLIIDSEFIKRKEAVEKNRNFYLKKFQIKDDYDLIGSIFSYEKNFDELISALNKTGKKILLLIMSEKTQKNFTKYFDNVNKYDKIQFVKLPFYPYDEYEEILSLCDFNFVRGEDSFARALLLGKPFLWHIYPQTEDVHIIKLKSFLNKYCQSWDELKDSFIRYNLSDDNYEYFFENLNKIENHNKKYSQYLLENCNLVEKLNNFLENLGGSK; the protein is encoded by the coding sequence ATGAAAATAGATAATATAGATATATTCTGTGAAGTTATAGATAATTATGGTGATGTAGGAGTAGCTTATCGTTTAGCAAGAGAGTTAAAGACATATTATTCTAAAAAAAAAATAAGATTAATAATTGATAAAACTGATGAGTTGAATCTTATTAAAAAAGATGATGATATAGAGATTATTAAGTATACAGAATTAAATGAATTAACAGGAACTTCTGATTTAATAATAGAATGCTTTGCTTGTAATATTCCAGATATTTATATGGAAAAAGCCTATATTAATTCAAAAGTATTAATAAACTTAGAATATTTTTCTTCTGAAGATTGGATAGAGAGTTTTCATCTTCAAGAATCATTTTTAGGAAGAGGTAGTTTAAGAAAATTTTTCTTTATGCCAGGAATAAGTTTAAAAAGTGGTGGACTTATAATTGACAGTGAATTTATAAAAAGAAAAGAGGCTGTAGAAAAAAATAGGAATTTTTATTTGAAAAAATTTCAAATAAAAGATGACTACGATTTAATAGGCAGCATTTTTTCTTATGAAAAAAATTTTGATGAACTTATTTCAGCTCTAAATAAAACAGGAAAAAAAATTCTTTTATTAATTATGAGTGAAAAAACTCAAAAAAATTTTACAAAATATTTTGATAATGTTAATAAATATGATAAAATACAATTTGTGAAATTACCATTTTATCCCTATGATGAGTATGAAGAAATTTTATCTCTCTGTGATTTTAACTTTGTTAGAGGTGAAGATAGCTTTGCCAGAGCTTTACTTTTAGGGAAGCCTTTTCTATGGCATATTTATCCTCAAACAGAAGATGTACATATTATAAAATTAAAGAGTTTTTTAAATAAATACTGTCAAAGCTGGGATGAATTAAAGGATAGTTTTATAAGATATAATTTATCTGATGATAACTATGAGTATTTTTTTGAAAATCTTAATAAAATTGAAAACCATAATAAAAAATATAGTCAATATCTATTGGAGAATTGTAATCTAGTTGAAAAATTAAATAATTTTTTAGAAAATTTAGGAGGTAGCAAATGA
- a CDS encoding pseudouridine synthase — MRLDKFLVECGVGSRKEVKQVISNGEIKVNNELIDSPKFNLDVTKDEVKLNNKILTYKKFRYYIMNKKAGYITAVEDLNEKTVMDLLPDWVIKKDLAPVGRLDKDTEGLLLFTNDGKLNHKLLSPKSHVEKTYYIEIEKSIDDKSINFLETGVDIGSYITMPAKVHKIEDKKIYLTIKEGKFHQVKKMLEAVNNKVTYLKRVSFGNLKLNDLKIGEVKEISIEDIIKM; from the coding sequence ATGAGGCTAGATAAATTTTTAGTAGAATGTGGAGTTGGAAGTAGAAAAGAAGTAAAGCAAGTTATTTCTAATGGAGAAATAAAGGTAAATAATGAACTTATAGACAGTCCTAAATTTAATCTTGATGTAACAAAAGATGAAGTCAAATTAAACAACAAAATCTTGACTTATAAAAAATTCAGATACTATATCATGAATAAAAAAGCTGGTTACATAACAGCAGTTGAGGACTTAAATGAGAAAACTGTCATGGATTTATTGCCAGACTGGGTTATAAAAAAAGATTTAGCCCCGGTTGGAAGATTGGATAAGGACACGGAAGGATTACTTCTATTTACAAATGACGGAAAGTTAAACCATAAACTTCTTTCTCCTAAGAGCCATGTAGAAAAAACATATTATATAGAAATAGAAAAGTCAATAGATGACAAGAGTATCAACTTTTTAGAAACCGGTGTAGATATCGGCTCTTATATAACTATGCCGGCAAAGGTTCATAAGATAGAAGATAAAAAAATTTATCTCACTATAAAAGAAGGTAAATTTCATCAAGTAAAAAAAATGCTGGAAGCTGTCAATAATAAAGTTACTTATTTAAAAAGGGTAAGTTTTGGAAATTTAAAACTTAATGACTTAAAAATTGGTGAAGTCAAAGAAATTTCTATTGAAGATATTATTAAAATGTAA
- a CDS encoding NADH:flavin oxidoreductase, whose translation MEKTNIFTEFKIKNIKIKNRIVLPPMVRFSLIDESGYVNDELIKWYGDIAKSGVGLIVVEASAVEESGKLRENQIGIWDDCFIHGLSKIANEIHKYDVPCLIQIHHAGFLNNLNEIPENELDRILKLFEAAFVRAKICGFDGIEIHGAHGYLISQLNSKILNKRTDKYGEHLYFSKKLIENTKYLFNDNFILAYRMGGNEPELEDGIENAKKLEEFGVDLLHVSSGIPNDNYKRAVKISSFPKDFPLSWIIYMGIKIKEQLKIPVIGVFGIKKEKQASWLIENNLLDFVAVGRAMIARGTWMEKARKDFYYRLNKK comes from the coding sequence ATGGAAAAAACAAATATCTTTACAGAGTTTAAAATAAAAAACATAAAAATTAAAAATAGAATAGTTTTACCGCCTATGGTCAGATTTTCTCTCATAGATGAAAGTGGCTATGTCAATGACGAACTTATTAAGTGGTATGGTGATATAGCTAAGAGCGGAGTTGGACTAATAGTTGTTGAAGCCTCCGCAGTGGAGGAAAGTGGTAAATTAAGAGAAAACCAGATAGGTATATGGGATGATTGCTTTATTCATGGGCTTTCAAAAATAGCTAATGAAATACATAAGTATGATGTTCCCTGTCTTATACAGATTCATCATGCAGGCTTTTTAAATAATTTAAATGAAATTCCAGAAAATGAATTGGATAGAATTTTAAAACTTTTTGAAGCAGCTTTTGTCAGAGCTAAAATCTGTGGCTTTGATGGTATAGAAATACATGGGGCTCATGGCTACTTAATTTCACAATTAAATTCAAAAATTTTGAATAAAAGAACTGATAAATATGGTGAGCATTTGTATTTCTCGAAAAAGTTAATAGAAAATACAAAATATTTGTTTAATGATAATTTTATTTTAGCTTATAGAATGGGCGGAAATGAGCCGGAGCTTGAAGATGGAATAGAAAATGCCAAAAAGCTTGAAGAATTTGGAGTAGACCTGCTCCATGTATCAAGTGGAATCCCGAATGATAATTATAAAAGAGCTGTAAAAATAAGTAGCTTTCCTAAAGATTTCCCATTAAGTTGGATAATCTATATGGGAATAAAAATAAAAGAGCAACTAAAAATCCCTGTTATCGGAGTTTTTGGAATAAAAAAAGAAAAACAAGCAAGCTGGCTCATTGAAAATAATCTTTTAGACTTTGTTGCTGTCGGAAGAGCAATGATAGCTAGAGGGACTTGGATGGAAAAGGCAAGAAAAGATTTTTATTATAGACTAAACAAAAAATAA
- a CDS encoding chromate transporter: protein MIYIELLYIFFKIGLFSFGGGYAVLALIQKDVIETYSWLSFSEFTEIVALSQITPGPISINLATHVGYKVAGTLGSTLATVGVVLPSFFIIIIIIIFLKKFSDLVIVKRALKALKIAVVGLILGAALSLFVKENFIDFKSYIILFSVFIAGWYYNVSSLLLILLSGFAGILLYYFF, encoded by the coding sequence ATGATATATATAGAATTGCTTTATATTTTCTTTAAAATAGGATTATTTAGCTTTGGAGGAGGTTATGCAGTCCTAGCTTTAATACAAAAGGATGTCATAGAAACTTATAGCTGGCTGTCTTTTTCTGAATTTACAGAAATAGTTGCTCTTTCACAAATAACACCGGGACCTATTTCAATAAATTTAGCCACACATGTCGGATATAAGGTTGCTGGTACTCTTGGATCCACTCTGGCAACAGTGGGAGTAGTTCTTCCATCTTTTTTCATAATAATTATTATTATAATATTTCTTAAAAAATTTAGTGATTTAGTTATTGTCAAAAGAGCTTTAAAGGCTTTAAAAATAGCTGTGGTTGGTTTAATACTAGGTGCTGCTCTATCACTTTTTGTAAAGGAAAATTTTATAGATTTTAAATCATATATCATTTTATTTTCTGTTTTTATTGCAGGTTGGTATTATAATGTAAGCAGTTTACTTTTAATTTTGTTGTCAGGATTTGCAGGAATATTATTGTATTACTTTTTTTAG
- a CDS encoding chromate transporter translates to MKSETGIIFKIFIVFSKIGAFTIGGGYAMLSLIEDEIVNKKKWLSQDEFLEGMVIAQSVPGVLAVNISIITGYKIAGFLGMIAGVLGSILPSFLIVLLLSKFLMIYRNTEIFIAFFSGLKPAVVALILISVSRIAKSSKINYKNFFIPLGIALIIKYTDISPIYIIIAAIILGNIYYFHLEKTDKNMPENKKLKDEEVDNL, encoded by the coding sequence ATGAAAAGTGAAACTGGTATAATATTTAAAATATTTATTGTGTTTTCAAAAATTGGAGCTTTCACTATAGGTGGTGGCTATGCTATGCTCTCACTTATTGAAGATGAGATTGTAAATAAAAAAAAGTGGTTAAGCCAAGACGAATTTTTAGAAGGTATGGTTATAGCTCAATCTGTTCCTGGAGTATTAGCTGTAAATATTTCAATAATTACGGGCTATAAAATAGCAGGTTTTCTAGGAATGATTGCAGGGGTTTTAGGTTCAATACTACCTTCTTTTTTAATAGTTTTATTACTTAGTAAATTTTTAATGATATATAGAAATACAGAAATATTTATCGCATTTTTTAGTGGCTTAAAGCCGGCAGTTGTAGCTTTAATATTAATCTCTGTGTCCAGAATAGCTAAATCATCTAAAATAAATTATAAAAATTTTTTTATTCCATTGGGTATAGCTCTTATTATAAAATATACAGATATTTCTCCAATATATATAATAATAGCTGCTATAATTTTAGGTAATATTTATTATTTTCACCTTGAAAAAACAGATAAAAATATGCCGGAAAATAAAAAGTTAAAAGATGAGGAAGTTGATAATCTATGA
- the coaBC gene encoding bifunctional phosphopantothenoylcysteine decarboxylase/phosphopantothenate--cysteine ligase CoaBC — translation MKNILVGVTGGIAAYKSANIISLLKKRGYNVKVIMTKNATNIISPLTLETLSRNRVYVDMWDEKPHYEVEHISLSDWADLVLIAPATYNIIGKVANGIADDMLSTVISATQKPIFFALAMNVKMYENPILKDNIEKLKKYGYNFIEADEGLLACNYIAKGRLKDEKEIVDEVERYFIYSNIDNYFNLLKGKKILISSGRTREEIDPVRYLTNNSSGKMGYSLAQAAVDLGAEVSLVSGPTELTEPNGLVKYLKVNSAKEMYEEIEKEFENTDIFISCAAVADYRPKEYQQEKIKKADGNLFIELVRNPDILLEMGKRKDKQFLVGFAAETNNIKENAIKKLKKKNLDLIVANNASTMTKDINSIEIIRKDESSLIFNNRSKIELAYEILKIISCEIIKNEK, via the coding sequence ATGAAAAATATATTAGTAGGTGTAACTGGTGGAATAGCTGCTTATAAGTCGGCTAATATAATATCCTTATTAAAAAAAAGAGGCTATAATGTAAAAGTTATTATGACAAAAAATGCTACAAATATAATTTCTCCTCTGACACTTGAAACTCTGTCAAGAAACAGAGTCTATGTAGATATGTGGGATGAAAAGCCTCACTATGAAGTTGAGCATATCTCACTTTCAGACTGGGCAGATTTAGTTCTAATAGCTCCAGCCACTTATAATATTATAGGAAAAGTTGCTAATGGAATAGCGGATGATATGCTGTCAACTGTCATCTCAGCAACTCAAAAACCAATTTTTTTCGCACTGGCAATGAATGTCAAAATGTATGAAAATCCTATTCTTAAAGATAATATTGAGAAACTAAAAAAATATGGATATAATTTTATTGAGGCAGATGAAGGACTATTGGCTTGTAACTATATTGCAAAAGGAAGATTAAAAGATGAAAAAGAGATAGTAGATGAAGTAGAAAGATACTTTATCTACTCAAATATAGATAATTACTTTAATTTGTTAAAGGGGAAAAAAATATTAATAAGTAGTGGAAGAACTAGAGAAGAAATAGATCCGGTGAGGTATTTAACTAATAACTCAAGTGGAAAAATGGGCTATTCTCTAGCTCAAGCTGCTGTAGATTTGGGAGCTGAAGTCAGTCTTGTCAGTGGACCTACAGAATTGACTGAACCAAACGGACTGGTAAAATATCTTAAAGTTAATTCAGCCAAAGAGATGTACGAGGAGATAGAAAAGGAATTTGAAAATACTGATATTTTCATTTCCTGTGCAGCTGTTGCCGATTACAGACCTAAGGAATATCAGCAGGAAAAAATTAAAAAGGCAGATGGAAACTTATTCATTGAACTAGTTAGAAATCCGGATATCTTATTAGAAATGGGAAAAAGAAAGGATAAGCAATTCCTAGTAGGCTTTGCAGCTGAAACAAATAATATAAAAGAAAATGCAATAAAGAAACTTAAAAAGAAAAACCTGGATTTAATAGTTGCCAACAATGCATCTACTATGACTAAGGATATAAATAGCATAGAAATAATAAGAAAAGATGAAAGTTCTTTAATATTTAACAATAGATCTAAAATAGAGTTGGCATATGAAATTTTAAAAATTATTAGCTGCGAGATAATAAAAAATGAAAAGTGA
- the murJ gene encoding murein biosynthesis integral membrane protein MurJ codes for MLKKSINTMIITMISRILGLLRGTLVAYFFGSSGLTDSYYSAFKISNFFRQLLGEGALGNTFIPLYHKKKTEQGEEKSSEYIFTVLNMTFLFSLVVSILMIIFSDQIVSLIVVGFNEEMKLLTSKLLKLMSFYFLFISLSGMIGSILNNFGYFVIPASTAIFFNLSIIFSAMYLTKYFSIDALAYGVLFGGFLQFVVVFIPFLCIMKKYIFKINFKDVYLKMLALKLLPMLVGVFARQVNSVVDQFFASFLFTGTITALENASRIYLLPVGVFGVSISNVVFPSLSKAAAQKNKKEIAIILTRAINFLNFLIIPSLAILTFYSKDIIKLIFSYGKFNDDAVKTTSEALFFYSLGLVFYVGVQLISKAYYAVGDNKKPARYSIFAILLNIGLNFLLIRSLKHCGLALATSISSGINFILLLIIYNKLYVKLDLKNMIYMFFRILVKSGLALYLSSFFSNIFIKLFVFSFVYLIQWSYSAFKFKNEMFYKK; via the coding sequence ATGTTGAAAAAGTCTATAAATACTATGATAATTACAATGATAAGTAGGATACTAGGTCTTCTTAGAGGGACTCTGGTAGCCTATTTTTTTGGTTCATCAGGTCTGACAGATTCTTATTACAGTGCCTTTAAAATAAGTAATTTTTTCAGACAACTTCTTGGTGAAGGAGCTTTAGGCAATACTTTTATCCCACTCTATCATAAGAAAAAAACTGAGCAGGGGGAAGAAAAAAGTTCAGAATATATTTTCACAGTTTTAAATATGACATTTTTATTCAGTCTGGTGGTCAGTATTTTAATGATAATATTTTCAGATCAAATTGTAAGTTTAATAGTAGTTGGTTTTAATGAAGAAATGAAACTATTGACATCAAAACTATTAAAATTAATGTCTTTTTATTTTTTGTTCATTTCTCTTTCTGGTATGATAGGCTCTATTTTAAATAATTTTGGATATTTTGTAATCCCCGCTTCAACTGCTATATTTTTTAATCTATCTATAATTTTTTCAGCAATGTACTTGACTAAATATTTCAGTATAGATGCTCTTGCATACGGAGTTCTCTTTGGTGGCTTTTTACAGTTTGTAGTAGTTTTTATTCCTTTTTTATGTATTATGAAAAAATATATTTTTAAAATAAATTTTAAAGATGTTTACTTAAAAATGTTAGCTTTAAAGCTTTTACCCATGTTAGTCGGAGTATTTGCAAGACAGGTAAACTCTGTTGTAGATCAATTTTTTGCCTCTTTTTTATTTACCGGAACTATAACAGCCTTAGAAAATGCAAGTCGAATTTATCTTCTTCCTGTCGGAGTTTTCGGAGTTAGTATATCCAATGTTGTTTTCCCCAGCTTATCTAAAGCTGCTGCTCAAAAAAATAAAAAAGAAATAGCAATAATTTTAACAAGAGCCATAAATTTTTTAAATTTTTTAATAATTCCAAGCTTAGCCATATTGACATTTTATTCTAAGGATATAATAAAACTTATATTTTCATATGGAAAATTTAATGATGATGCTGTTAAAACAACAAGTGAAGCCCTGTTTTTTTACTCATTAGGTCTAGTTTTTTATGTTGGTGTCCAACTAATAAGTAAAGCCTATTATGCTGTTGGTGATAATAAAAAACCGGCAAGATATTCCATTTTTGCAATACTATTAAATATTGGACTTAATTTTCTTTTAATAAGGAGTTTAAAGCACTGCGGCTTGGCTTTAGCAACCTCAATTTCATCAGGGATAAACTTTATACTGCTGCTTATTATCTATAATAAACTATATGTAAAATTAGATTTAAAAAATATGATTTATATGTTTTTTAGAATTTTAGTAAAAAGTGGTCTTGCTCTTTATCTTTCATCTTTTTTTTCAAATATTTTTATAAAACTCTTTGTATTTTCATTTGTTTACTTAATTCAGTGGTCATATTCTGCTTTTAAGTTTAAAAATGAGATGTTCTATAAAAAATAA
- a CDS encoding segregation and condensation protein A produces the protein MEVLLKLDNFEGPLDLLLNLIDKKKMQISEISIVQLIDEYLEVLRVSKREDIEIKAEFIITASELLEIKTLNLLNLDKDKEKEKELKRKLEEYKIFKEIAPKISALENEFNISYSRGEGRREIKKIAKEYDLSFLTTEDIYRSYVKYYEETEFKDVLELNLNKQYDIKDVMDEILIKVYFENRIIDSLFMSAENKLHLIYIFLAILELYKDGKISILNGEIRKC, from the coding sequence ATGGAAGTCCTATTGAAATTAGATAATTTTGAAGGTCCGCTGGATTTGCTTTTAAATCTAATAGATAAGAAAAAAATGCAAATATCAGAGATAAGTATAGTTCAGCTTATAGATGAATATTTGGAAGTTCTACGAGTTTCTAAAAGAGAAGATATAGAAATAAAAGCTGAGTTTATAATTACTGCTTCTGAATTATTGGAGATAAAAACTTTAAATTTACTAAACCTTGATAAAGATAAAGAAAAGGAAAAAGAGTTAAAAAGAAAATTAGAAGAATATAAAATTTTTAAAGAAATAGCTCCAAAAATTTCAGCTCTTGAAAATGAATTCAATATTTCTTATTCCAGAGGTGAAGGAAGAAGAGAAATCAAAAAAATTGCTAAAGAATATGACCTGTCTTTTTTAACAACAGAAGATATATATAGATCATATGTAAAATATTATGAAGAAACAGAATTTAAGGATGTTTTAGAATTAAATTTAAATAAACAATATGATATAAAAGATGTTATGGATGAAATATTGATAAAAGTTTACTTTGAAAATAGAATTATAGATTCCTTGTTTATGAGTGCTGAAAATAAATTGCATTTGATATATATTTTTTTAGCTATACTTGAGCTATATAAAGATGGAAAAATATCTATTTTAAATGGAGAGATAAGAAAATGTTGA